Proteins encoded together in one Terriglobus saanensis SP1PR4 window:
- a CDS encoding NfeD family protein, which produces MSFSGARRHLAILIACCLPFALAAQQTPAAHAVYLANPNAAVLLLALGGFLILIEFNAPGAVLPGAVGVLCVLLALFELQRMHLSPGATALLVVALALLLAEAKFPSRGLIALAGIAALVTSLAHLIATDDPRQQVNRGIAVGAGIGFGAIACALAVLGGRARREKVRIGEEAMLGCIAVAQTPLAPSGQVLVRGEIWSAQLLSPATHAMVGETVRIVASKGLLLTVIPAPHAVPTE; this is translated from the coding sequence ATGAGCTTCTCCGGGGCGCGTCGGCATCTTGCGATCCTGATCGCCTGCTGCCTTCCGTTTGCTCTGGCTGCCCAGCAGACTCCCGCCGCCCATGCCGTCTATCTCGCAAACCCCAACGCCGCGGTGCTTCTACTCGCGCTCGGTGGATTTCTTATCCTGATCGAGTTCAACGCTCCGGGCGCTGTCCTTCCCGGCGCTGTCGGGGTCCTCTGCGTCCTGCTCGCGCTCTTCGAGCTGCAGAGGATGCACCTCAGCCCCGGTGCTACGGCGCTCCTCGTGGTAGCCCTTGCCCTGCTTCTGGCGGAAGCCAAATTTCCCAGCCGCGGCCTGATCGCACTGGCTGGAATCGCCGCACTGGTCACATCGCTCGCGCATCTGATCGCCACGGACGATCCCCGGCAGCAGGTTAATCGAGGCATTGCGGTCGGTGCGGGCATCGGTTTCGGAGCAATCGCCTGCGCTTTGGCGGTTCTGGGTGGGCGGGCTCGCCGGGAAAAAGTTCGTATCGGCGAAGAAGCCATGCTTGGCTGCATCGCCGTCGCTCAAACGCCCCTGGCCCCTTCAGGGCAGGTCCTGGTGCGTGGAGAGATTTGGTCTGCGCAGCTCCTGAGTCCTGCAACACACGCGATGGTGGGGGAAACCGTACGGATCGTCGCCTCGAAGGGCCTGTTGCTCACCGTGATTCCCGCGCCACACGCCGTTCCCACGGAGTAG
- a CDS encoding slipin family protein, whose translation MNLATPILIACVIVAFYLINSVKILKEYERAVVFRLGRVRKDASGPGVILVFRPLDQIVRMSLRQEAMEIPSQDVITRDNVTLKVNAVLTLRVVDPVLAVIQVSNYIYQTLQFAQTTLRSVLGEVDLDELLAHRDALNRRVQTIIDGHTSPFGVKVISVEVKQVDMPENMLRAMAKQAEAERERRSKIIHAEGEFNAAAKLVEAAALLSTQPMTIQLRYLQTLTEIGVEKNTTIVFPLPMELMTLFNRAVAPNSGTDPKDHA comes from the coding sequence ATGAATCTCGCCACTCCGATCCTGATCGCCTGTGTCATCGTTGCGTTTTACCTGATCAACTCCGTCAAGATCCTCAAAGAGTATGAGCGGGCCGTTGTCTTTCGGCTCGGACGTGTCCGTAAGGACGCCTCCGGGCCCGGCGTCATCCTCGTATTCCGTCCGCTCGACCAGATTGTGCGCATGAGTCTGCGGCAGGAAGCGATGGAGATCCCTTCGCAGGATGTCATTACCCGCGACAACGTCACACTCAAGGTCAACGCCGTTCTGACGTTGCGCGTGGTCGACCCGGTGCTCGCCGTGATCCAGGTGAGCAACTACATCTACCAAACCCTGCAGTTCGCACAGACCACTCTCCGCAGCGTCCTTGGCGAAGTCGATCTCGATGAACTGCTCGCCCACCGCGATGCCCTGAATCGGCGCGTCCAGACCATCATCGACGGCCACACCTCGCCCTTTGGCGTCAAGGTCATCTCCGTCGAAGTGAAACAGGTGGACATGCCCGAAAACATGCTGCGCGCCATGGCCAAGCAGGCCGAAGCGGAACGCGAGCGCCGCTCCAAGATCATCCATGCCGAAGGCGAGTTCAACGCCGCCGCCAAGCTCGTCGAAGCGGCTGCCCTGCTCTCCACACAACCCATGACGATCCAGTTGCGCTATCTGCAGACCCTCACCGAGATTGGCGTGGAGAAGAACACCACCATCGTCTTCCCTCTGCCCATGGAACTGATGACCCTCTTCAATCGCGCCGTCGCACCCAACTCTGGCACCGATCCCAAGGATCACGCCTAA
- a CDS encoding tetratricopeptide repeat protein: MAGRPQRRVGRRSSLSPHHGRPSAPSLIFEKSRENYNQAVTRFVRLRCFLVLFACVMPIASRAQSTDTGGRVVLVLPFDNRSGQPSLDWIGESFAETLNQRLTSAGFLTISRDDRQYALDHLGLPPGFRPSRATTIRIAQTLDAEYVVVGSYSMRDNQVSAQAQLLRINQLSLSKPMDDSSDLPRLLDLENSIAWKIAKQMDPNFNVALGTFVATSHDIKLDAYENYIRGISTLNDDERLKRLQAAVLISPTYPAALLALGKAQYAVRDYDGAAATFARIPANSPLALEAGFYRGLARFNTAHYADAESSFGFVASRLPLPEVVNNQGVAQARQKKDATPLLQRASAADPQDADYHFNIAVALRRRGDFVNARLEIDKALQIHTNDGEATELRTALSVAAPQKTSNGFDPQERVRRTYSEASFRQAAFQLDQLRLMKMAALPPSERAAQTTQLGRDYLAQGLVLESEREFQSAANADPKNAAAHAGLAEVRERSGNTAEARTEAQTSITLKPNVQAYLVLARLDLQTGANAASAANVSHALQLEPTNSAALGLRQALATRGTQLP, translated from the coding sequence GAGTGGGCCGCCGTTCTTCGCTTTCCCCGCACCATGGACGCCCATCTGCGCCTTCCCTGATCTTCGAGAAAAGCCGCGAGAACTATAATCAGGCTGTGACACGCTTCGTTCGCCTTCGCTGCTTCCTCGTCCTGTTCGCCTGCGTGATGCCTATCGCGTCTCGAGCACAAAGCACCGACACCGGCGGTCGTGTCGTCCTCGTTCTTCCCTTCGACAATCGGAGCGGACAGCCGTCGCTCGACTGGATCGGCGAGTCTTTCGCCGAGACGCTCAACCAGCGCCTGACATCCGCCGGTTTCCTCACCATCAGCAGGGACGACCGCCAGTACGCGCTCGACCATCTCGGTCTGCCCCCGGGATTCCGCCCGTCGCGCGCGACCACCATCCGCATCGCACAGACGCTGGACGCCGAGTATGTCGTCGTCGGCAGCTATTCCATGCGCGACAATCAGGTCTCTGCACAGGCACAGCTACTACGCATCAACCAGCTGTCCCTGTCGAAGCCCATGGATGACTCGTCGGACCTGCCGCGCCTGCTGGATCTCGAAAACAGCATCGCCTGGAAGATCGCGAAGCAGATGGATCCCAACTTCAACGTGGCGCTCGGTACCTTCGTCGCCACCTCGCATGACATCAAGCTCGATGCCTACGAAAACTACATCCGCGGCATCAGCACGCTAAACGACGACGAGCGCCTTAAGCGTCTCCAGGCGGCAGTTCTCATCTCGCCCACCTATCCCGCAGCGCTGCTTGCGTTGGGGAAGGCGCAGTATGCTGTGCGCGACTACGACGGCGCTGCAGCCACCTTTGCCAGGATCCCCGCGAACAGTCCTCTGGCGCTTGAGGCAGGCTTCTATCGCGGCCTGGCCCGCTTCAACACGGCGCATTACGCTGACGCCGAAAGCTCCTTTGGCTTTGTCGCCAGCCGTCTTCCCCTGCCCGAAGTCGTCAATAACCAGGGCGTGGCTCAGGCCCGGCAGAAGAAAGACGCGACGCCGCTCTTGCAGCGTGCCTCCGCTGCCGATCCGCAGGATGCCGACTACCACTTCAATATTGCGGTAGCTCTGCGCCGCCGTGGAGACTTCGTCAACGCGCGCCTTGAGATCGACAAGGCTCTGCAGATCCACACCAACGATGGCGAAGCAACGGAACTGCGCACAGCCCTCTCCGTAGCCGCACCACAGAAGACCAGCAATGGATTCGATCCGCAAGAACGGGTTCGTCGCACATACTCCGAGGCCTCTTTCCGTCAAGCCGCTTTTCAGCTTGACCAACTCCGCCTCATGAAGATGGCGGCACTTCCGCCCTCTGAGCGCGCCGCTCAGACCACCCAGCTTGGCCGCGATTACCTCGCTCAAGGCCTTGTTCTCGAGTCCGAGCGCGAGTTTCAATCCGCGGCGAACGCCGATCCGAAGAACGCAGCAGCACACGCGGGCCTCGCAGAAGTGCGCGAGCGCAGCGGCAACACAGCCGAGGCGCGCACCGAGGCGCAGACCTCCATTACGCTGAAACCCAACGTCCAGGCTTACCTGGTGCTCGCACGGCTCGACCTGCAAACCGGCGCAAACGCCGCCTCTGCGGCCAACGTATCGCACGCGCTACAACTGGAACCCACTAACAGCGCCGCACTCGGCCTCCGCCAAGCGCTGGCGACGCGCGGCACCCAACTGCCATGA
- a CDS encoding outer membrane beta-barrel protein, translated as MLKQSRILFAAFALCLMSSTAMRAQAATQTPLEKALSHIDVALNGTGVFTKSTTGTVTSSSVTNAGATVTQDTSNTFGALFTLRATKSPYVGLEGNIGYQRFTETYDCCNLQGGAQTNAYEYTFGYVVHPPHEFLGAKPYASVGAGTLAFRPTVNGGQGLTTQARAVYYYSAGVDVPAFADFFSVRLGFRQLFYLAPDFGQKYITTKQRTYTSEPVIGFVFHF; from the coding sequence ATGTTGAAGCAGTCCCGCATCCTCTTCGCGGCCTTCGCGCTATGCCTCATGTCTTCCACCGCAATGCGCGCACAGGCAGCAACCCAGACACCGCTCGAAAAGGCCCTTTCCCATATCGACGTAGCCCTGAACGGCACCGGCGTCTTCACCAAGTCGACGACGGGTACGGTCACCTCCAGCAGCGTGACCAATGCTGGCGCTACGGTCACGCAGGACACCAGCAATACCTTCGGAGCCCTGTTCACCCTACGTGCGACCAAGAGTCCCTACGTCGGGCTTGAAGGAAACATCGGTTATCAGCGCTTTACGGAGACTTACGACTGCTGCAACCTGCAGGGTGGCGCGCAGACCAACGCCTACGAGTACACCTTCGGCTACGTGGTCCATCCTCCTCATGAGTTCCTTGGAGCCAAGCCCTACGCCTCGGTCGGCGCCGGCACGCTCGCTTTCCGTCCCACCGTCAACGGCGGACAGGGTCTTACCACCCAGGCGCGCGCGGTTTATTACTATTCGGCGGGCGTCGATGTCCCGGCCTTCGCGGACTTCTTCTCGGTACGCCTCGGTTTCCGCCAGCTCTTCTATCTGGCTCCAGACTTCGGACAGAAGTACATCACCACCAAGCAACGGACATATACGAGTGAACCCGTTATCGGCTTCGTCTTCCACTTCTAA
- a CDS encoding SPOR domain-containing protein, producing the protein MNHLLDDDDDLGHHRSSSRDKEVTLGTGMVLGIFFALALICAVFFGFGYTLGRKSAQPAPVAETTETTPPANSSSFSNFKPSPGSPASPAKKPTDNDDSDSPSITTATTAPAPPAPKPVPKPSSGTPLASPAAALRAAAPVERPSTAPVPVVSQGGNLVVGGQSIMVQIAAVSHQEDADVLTSALKRHGYAVSNHTNTGDKLIHVQIGPFSNKKDAEAMRLRLQGDGYNAILK; encoded by the coding sequence ATGAATCATCTGCTCGATGACGATGACGATCTCGGCCACCATCGCTCTTCCTCACGCGATAAAGAAGTGACTCTTGGCACCGGCATGGTGCTCGGCATCTTCTTCGCCCTCGCCCTGATCTGCGCGGTCTTCTTCGGCTTTGGCTACACGCTCGGTCGCAAGTCGGCACAGCCCGCGCCTGTTGCGGAGACTACCGAGACCACGCCCCCGGCAAACAGCAGCAGCTTCAGCAACTTCAAGCCCTCTCCGGGAAGTCCTGCCAGCCCGGCAAAGAAGCCAACCGACAACGACGATTCAGACAGCCCGTCGATCACGACAGCCACGACAGCACCTGCGCCCCCAGCACCCAAGCCCGTTCCGAAACCAAGTTCAGGCACGCCGCTAGCTTCGCCCGCAGCAGCCCTCCGGGCAGCCGCTCCGGTGGAGCGACCCTCGACGGCACCCGTACCCGTCGTATCACAGGGAGGAAACCTCGTCGTCGGCGGGCAATCCATCATGGTGCAGATCGCGGCCGTCAGCCATCAGGAAGATGCGGACGTACTCACCTCTGCACTCAAGCGCCACGGCTACGCCGTTTCAAACCACACGAATACGGGAGATAAGCTGATCCACGTGCAGATCGGCCCCTTCAGTAACAAAAAGGACGCGGAAGCCATGCGCCTGCGCCTTCAAGGCGACGGCTACAACGCCATCCTGAAATAA
- a CDS encoding lysophospholipid acyltransferase family protein has protein sequence MFAAFKMVFVFMALGIPAWVLGMPWTLLTKSVDRMYIWGRQVAALGVRAAGIRVKVSGLENIPAEACLFMSNHCSNLDPPILIPVIPRLPSVMVKKALMSLPLLGSAMKIGKFVPVERDSREGAVRAMRAGLDAVRSGKSMVIFAEGTRSRTGRLLPFKKGLFHLAQSTDAPIVPVVLLGTEAMMGKGGWRVYPGTAEVKFLEAVNTAAFPKREDLMAEVRRRMVEALPEHMRPLE, from the coding sequence ATGTTTGCGGCTTTCAAGATGGTGTTTGTGTTTATGGCGCTGGGAATTCCAGCGTGGGTGTTGGGGATGCCCTGGACGCTTCTAACGAAGAGTGTCGATCGCATGTACATCTGGGGAAGACAGGTCGCCGCGCTTGGTGTACGTGCCGCGGGCATTCGCGTGAAGGTCTCCGGGCTGGAGAATATTCCGGCGGAAGCCTGCCTCTTCATGAGCAATCACTGCTCGAATCTGGATCCGCCGATTTTGATTCCGGTGATCCCACGGTTGCCTTCGGTGATGGTGAAGAAGGCGCTGATGAGTCTTCCGCTGCTGGGTTCCGCCATGAAGATAGGCAAGTTCGTTCCGGTAGAGCGGGATAGCAGAGAGGGAGCTGTACGGGCGATGCGCGCCGGGTTGGACGCCGTCCGCTCGGGCAAGTCGATGGTGATCTTTGCCGAGGGAACGCGTTCGCGCACGGGGCGCCTGTTGCCCTTTAAGAAAGGCCTGTTTCACCTGGCGCAGAGCACCGATGCACCTATCGTTCCGGTCGTGCTGCTTGGTACGGAAGCGATGATGGGCAAAGGCGGTTGGCGCGTCTATCCAGGGACTGCAGAGGTGAAGTTTCTGGAAGCTGTAAATACGGCGGCTTTTCCGAAGCGCGAAGATCTGATGGCGGAGGTCCGGAGGCGCATGGTGGAGGCTCTGCCGGAGCATATGCGGCCGTTAGAGTAG